In the Streptobacillus moniliformis DSM 12112 genome, one interval contains:
- a CDS encoding PTS fructose transporter subunit IIABC, whose translation MKLTELLRENQVIFNLNADNKKDAIIEMAKVFKPDVINDQEKFIEDLFARESLSHTALELGVATPHAKSRGVSKPALVIAIKKEGIDFSEGQEDKSKLFFMIAVPENEGNLHIDILTKLADVMLDNDKLNALLNSTSYDEVIDIIEKEKIMENKESEKFVVAVTACPTGIAHTFMAKDALIKAAKELGVNIKVETNGTNGRKDEITKEDLEKASGVILAINKSVNEERFNGYKVIKVGAKDGINKAKELILDTLSGKGTIANFESSGNSTFMNNGKKGMYNHLMSGVSYMLPLVISGGILIALAFLFDSLAGNSNVGGGFGSTSKLAATFMQIGGAAFGLFVPILAGYVAYSIGEKSSLAAGLVAGALASSGGSGFLGALVGGLFAGYVTKFYSKVTSNIKKQLQGINLILFTPVITVLLTGLVMLFLLNPMVSGINTGITNFLESMSASSRILLGALLGGMMAVDMGGPVNKAAYVFGTGTLAATVSTGGSSAMAAVMAGGMVPPLAIAISTTVFKNKYNKEEREAGLSNYIMGISFITEGAIPFAAANPLRVLPGAIIGAAISGALTMLFNIKIPAPHGGILVMFLSSNFFLYLLAIVIGSIVGAIILGLLKEKR comes from the coding sequence ATGAAATTAACAGAATTATTAAGAGAAAATCAGGTTATCTTCAATTTAAATGCAGATAATAAAAAAGATGCAATAATTGAAATGGCAAAGGTATTTAAACCAGATGTAATTAATGATCAAGAAAAATTCATTGAAGACTTATTTGCAAGAGAATCATTATCACATACTGCACTAGAGCTTGGAGTTGCAACTCCACATGCTAAATCTCGTGGGGTAAGTAAACCAGCATTGGTTATAGCCATAAAAAAAGAGGGTATAGATTTTAGTGAAGGTCAAGAGGATAAATCAAAGCTATTTTTTATGATAGCTGTTCCTGAAAATGAGGGTAATTTACATATAGATATATTAACTAAACTTGCAGATGTAATGTTAGATAATGATAAACTAAATGCATTATTAAATTCTACAAGCTATGATGAAGTTATAGATATTATAGAAAAGGAAAAAATTATGGAAAATAAAGAAAGTGAAAAATTTGTAGTAGCTGTAACAGCATGTCCTACAGGTATAGCTCATACATTTATGGCAAAAGATGCTTTAATTAAAGCAGCTAAAGAATTAGGAGTGAATATTAAGGTTGAAACTAATGGGACAAATGGAAGAAAAGATGAAATTACTAAAGAGGATTTAGAAAAAGCAAGTGGAGTAATACTTGCTATAAATAAGAGTGTTAATGAAGAAAGATTTAATGGATATAAGGTAATAAAGGTTGGAGCAAAAGACGGTATTAATAAAGCAAAAGAGTTAATTTTAGATACTTTATCTGGTAAGGGAACTATTGCTAATTTTGAAAGTTCTGGAAATTCTACTTTTATGAATAATGGTAAAAAAGGTATGTATAATCACTTAATGTCAGGTGTTTCATACATGTTACCATTAGTAATAAGTGGTGGAATATTAATAGCACTTGCTTTCTTATTTGATAGTTTAGCAGGAAATTCTAATGTTGGTGGAGGATTTGGATCTACTTCTAAACTTGCAGCGACATTTATGCAAATAGGTGGAGCAGCTTTCGGATTATTTGTTCCTATACTTGCAGGATATGTTGCATATAGTATAGGTGAAAAATCATCTCTTGCAGCAGGACTTGTAGCTGGAGCTCTTGCATCAAGTGGTGGTTCAGGATTTTTAGGAGCATTAGTTGGTGGATTATTTGCAGGATATGTAACTAAATTTTATTCTAAGGTTACTTCAAATATTAAAAAACAATTACAAGGAATTAATCTTATACTATTTACACCTGTTATAACAGTTTTACTTACAGGGCTTGTTATGCTATTTTTATTAAATCCTATGGTTAGTGGTATTAATACTGGAATAACTAATTTCCTTGAAAGTATGAGTGCAAGCTCAAGAATACTTTTAGGTGCATTACTTGGTGGTATGATGGCTGTAGATATGGGTGGACCAGTTAATAAAGCAGCATATGTATTTGGTACAGGAACATTAGCTGCAACAGTTTCTACTGGTGGTTCATCAGCTATGGCGGCAGTTATGGCAGGGGGTATGGTTCCTCCACTTGCAATAGCTATTTCAACTACTGTATTTAAGAATAAGTACAATAAGGAAGAAAGAGAAGCAGGACTTTCAAATTATATAATGGGGATTTCATTTATAACAGAGGGGGCAATACCATTTGCAGCTGCAAATCCTTTAAGAGTATTACCTGGAGCAATAATAGGTGCAGCAATTTCAGGAGCTTTAACTATGTTATTTAATATTAAAATACCAGCTCCTCATGGAGGAATACTTGTAATGTTCTTAAGTTCTAACTTCTTCTTATACTTACTTGCAATAGTAATA
- a CDS encoding DeoR/GlpR family DNA-binding transcription regulator gives MSKNLQKERFDLILKMVKENDYVKYTDLEKKLNISIATIRRDVIKLETQGKLNRISGGIEYRNPNLDEDYHIRSVKYSEKKRVISKKASKYVKPNTLIYLDAGTTVFEIISYLKNMNVIVVTNGVEHINELIKNEISFILLGGEVKPKTKAIIGVTAMKQLEQYNFDLAFMGTNAVNEEFGFSTPDIEEAIIKEKAISKSQKAIVLADSTKLNNISRVKFADFKDAILITEKKENK, from the coding sequence GAGTAAAAATTTACAAAAAGAGAGATTTGATTTAATCTTGAAAATGGTAAAAGAAAATGATTATGTTAAGTATACAGATTTAGAAAAAAAATTAAATATTTCAATAGCGACAATAAGAAGAGATGTTATAAAACTTGAAACACAGGGTAAATTAAATAGAATTTCTGGAGGTATAGAATATAGGAATCCTAATTTAGATGAGGATTATCATATTAGGAGTGTTAAATATTCTGAAAAAAAGAGAGTGATTTCAAAAAAAGCTTCTAAATATGTTAAACCTAATACTTTGATATATTTAGATGCAGGAACTACTGTTTTTGAGATTATATCTTATTTAAAAAACATGAATGTAATTGTAGTAACTAATGGTGTAGAACATATTAATGAACTTATTAAAAATGAAATTTCATTTATATTACTTGGTGGAGAGGTAAAGCCTAAGACTAAAGCCATAATAGGAGTAACTGCAATGAAACAGTTAGAACAATATAATTTTGATTTGGCATTTATGGGGACTAATGCTGTAAATGAAGAATTTGGTTTTTCTACTCCAGATATTGAAGAAGCTATAATTAAAGAAAAAGCAATTAGTAAGTCTCAAAAAGCAATAGTACTTGCTGATTCTACTAAATTAAATAATATTTCAAGAGTTAAATTTGCAGATTTTAAAGATGCTATTTTAATTACTGAAAAAAAGGAGAATAAATGA
- the pfkB gene encoding 1-phosphofructokinase produces MIYTLTLNPALDYDIYLNKTELGNLNLSKDVNFRAGGKGINVSIMLKNLGMDSIALGYVSGFTGKFIKRSLDEMNISNNFIEIDGITRINVKINDSNGETEIAGISPRISNIDIEKLLGVIKSLKKDDILVLAGSIPENLQKDIYKVISMETQAKIILDTRGDKLNYNVYNNILIKPNIKELEDVFNVSLNSDEMIYEYAQKFIENGIENVLVSMGSKGAILVKKGRYYKGNIPSGKYINSIGAGDSMVAGFTYAYVNKYRDEDILKFAIACGSSTAYSYNIGEKELIDKLLLDIKIEEVKL; encoded by the coding sequence ATGATTTATACTTTAACACTAAATCCAGCATTAGATTATGATATTTATTTAAATAAGACGGAATTAGGGAATTTAAATTTATCTAAAGATGTAAATTTTAGAGCGGGTGGAAAAGGGATAAATGTTTCAATCATGCTTAAAAATTTAGGTATGGATTCTATAGCCTTAGGATATGTTTCAGGATTTACCGGAAAGTTTATTAAAAGAAGCTTAGATGAAATGAATATATCTAATAATTTTATAGAAATAGACGGTATTACAAGAATTAATGTTAAAATTAATGATAGTAATGGTGAAACTGAAATTGCAGGTATTTCACCTAGAATATCTAATATTGATATAGAAAAACTTTTAGGGGTTATAAAGAGTTTAAAAAAAGATGATATATTAGTACTTGCAGGATCTATTCCAGAAAATTTACAAAAAGACATATATAAAGTTATATCTATGGAAACTCAGGCTAAGATAATACTTGATACTAGGGGAGATAAATTAAATTATAATGTTTATAATAACATATTAATTAAACCTAATATTAAGGAACTTGAAGATGTATTTAATGTTAGTCTTAATAGTGATGAAATGATATATGAGTATGCACAGAAATTTATAGAAAATGGAATAGAAAATGTTTTAGTTTCTATGGGAAGTAAAGGAGCAATACTTGTAAAAAAAGGTAGGTATTATAAAGGGAATATACCTAGTGGGAAATATATTAATTCTATAGGAGCAGGAGATTCTATGGTTGCAGGATTTACCTATGCTTATGTAAATAAATATAGAGATGAAGATATTTTAAAATTTGCTATAGCTTGTGGCTCATCAACAGCTTATTCATATAATATAGGAGAAAAAGAATTAATAGATAAATTATTATTAGACATCAAAATAGAGGAGGTAAAATTATGA